In the Hermetia illucens chromosome 1, iHerIll2.2.curated.20191125, whole genome shotgun sequence genome, TCTACATTGGGATCCTAATACGATTGTACGTCTTCAGCTATGGGATATAGCAGGTCAAGAGCGATTTGGAAATATGACTCGTGTTTACTATAAAGAAGCTGTTGGAGCGTTTATTGTTTTTGATGTAACACGCAGTGGGACTTTTGACGCTGTTAGTAAATGGAAGGAAGATTTGGATGCAAAAGTGCAATTACCTGGAGGTGGACCAATCCCATGCATATTGCTCGCTAATAAGGTATGTACATAGGTATATAGCTTTCTTGATTGGTTTATATTATGCAAAACTAATTTTAGTGCGATCAGGAAAAACAGGGCATCGTAACAAATATAGAGAAGATGGACGAGTATGTGAAGGTGAATGGTTTCTCAGGCTGGTTCGAAACTTCAGCTAAGGAGAATGTGAACATAGAAGAGTCAGCAAGGGCTTTGGTAAATCAGGTAGGACTCAATTCAATACTTCAATTATATTTAGCTTTCACGATTTAGTTGTTTTCTGTGTGTCTGCCGTCAGGCtgccacatgcatttttctcgtaaagcgttacagcgattgacgccaaatttgatggaagggtgagaactgtggacgctcacgcatacggtCATGggaggtccctatacatgcaaaagcacgGTGTAAATTTTGTTCATCAACTGTAGTCAGTAGTCAGTAGTCAGAGTATCAAATGTGGAGCCTCTgtcaatactttccgaagccggccttagttttgacatttgtcagaAAGGTAGGTGTGAAgggtcgaaagtaatcatttctttcacggacccattctcagaaacgacccaaccgaaaaatctgaaaaagatcaggaggctgccactatatggcgcctaggctccaaaaCATCCTCCATACCGATCTCTGTTCGAATCTATACGATAATTTTTAgtcattggctgcaaaaccccccttaagtttatcctcgaatcacgaaattgcagcaagCGTGATCTTaccgtttggtggaaatcgca is a window encoding:
- the LOC119650945 gene encoding ras-related protein Rab-38 isoform X3, whose amino-acid sequence is MPIMTTSTEKREHLYKILVIGELGAGKTSFIKRYVHQFFSANYRATIGVDFALKVLHWDPNTIVRLQLWDIAGQERFGNMTRVYYKEAVGAFIVFDVTRSGTFDAVSKWKEDLDAKVQLPGGGPIPCILLANKCDQEKQGIVTNIEKMDEYVKVNGFSGWFETSAKENVNIEESARALVNQILLNDKLITVADIMDNEKFALESTSGQQITTMKKNCSC
- the LOC119650945 gene encoding ras-related protein Rab-38 isoform X2, with the translated sequence MQPIMTTSTEKREHLYKILVIGELGAGKTSFIKRYVHQFFSANYRATIGVDFALKVLHWDPNTIVRLQLWDIAGQERFGNMTRVYYKEAVGAFIVFDVTRSGTFDAVSKWKEDLDAKVQLPGGGPIPCILLANKCDQEKQGIVTNIEKMDEYVKVNGFSGWFETSAKENVNIEESARALVNQILLNDKLITVADIMDNEKFALESTSGQQITTMKKNCSC
- the LOC119650945 gene encoding ras-related protein Rab-38 isoform X4, with translation MTTSTEKREHLYKILVIGELGAGKTSFIKRYVHQFFSANYRATIGVDFALKVLHWDPNTIVRLQLWDIAGQERFGNMTRVYYKEAVGAFIVFDVTRSGTFDAVSKWKEDLDAKVQLPGGGPIPCILLANKCDQEKQGIVTNIEKMDEYVKVNGFSGWFETSAKENVNIEESARALVNQILLNDKLITVADIMDNEKFALESTSGQQITTMKKNCSC